Proteins from one Streptosporangium becharense genomic window:
- a CDS encoding ABC transporter substrate-binding protein: MTRAGMVARRGVAAALLVMLAACGQQNTSPAAAPASLPTGGAATATQTAATPAAATPAAASLSVTDPAGKKLTLDEVPERIVCLTGICDDMLVELGLTPTATTTPKLLTRPDYLGAAGAGIPVIPGTFGGEDVAAIAKAEPDLVIGLAGVHDQLRAAVEKFAPLWVVKVKNHEDSIAYLRALAALTGRGQQQAQAEDRFRGKIAQGLAVSREKGLDRVTALAMYGSSSVGVNTTDDVLGAFLDQFFAYPWPSKGGGFETAQAYSIEEILARAPQVIFVQSFAFGGAKPVTETYRDNPVWKRIPAVAAGKVFEVQPELWASGRGTRAFGIILDEAMAKASG; this comes from the coding sequence ATGACGCGCGCGGGCATGGTGGCGCGCAGGGGCGTCGCCGCGGCGCTGCTGGTCATGCTGGCGGCCTGCGGGCAGCAGAACACGTCCCCGGCCGCCGCTCCGGCGAGCCTCCCGACCGGCGGAGCCGCCACCGCCACCCAGACCGCAGCCACCCCGGCGGCGGCGACCCCGGCCGCGGCCTCGCTCAGCGTCACCGATCCCGCCGGGAAGAAACTGACCCTGGACGAGGTACCCGAGCGGATCGTCTGCCTGACCGGCATCTGTGACGACATGCTCGTCGAGCTGGGCCTGACCCCCACCGCCACGACCACGCCCAAGCTGCTGACGCGGCCTGACTACCTCGGGGCCGCCGGCGCCGGGATCCCGGTGATCCCGGGAACCTTCGGCGGTGAGGACGTCGCCGCGATCGCGAAGGCCGAGCCCGACCTGGTCATCGGCCTGGCCGGGGTGCACGACCAGCTGCGGGCGGCGGTGGAGAAGTTCGCACCACTGTGGGTGGTGAAGGTGAAGAACCACGAGGACTCCATCGCCTACCTCCGCGCGCTCGCCGCGCTGACCGGGCGCGGGCAGCAGCAGGCCCAGGCCGAGGACCGCTTCCGCGGAAAGATCGCCCAAGGGCTGGCCGTCTCCCGGGAGAAGGGGCTGGACCGCGTGACCGCGCTGGCCATGTACGGCAGTTCCTCGGTGGGCGTCAACACCACCGACGACGTCCTGGGTGCCTTCCTGGACCAGTTCTTCGCCTACCCGTGGCCGAGCAAGGGCGGCGGCTTCGAGACCGCGCAGGCGTACAGCATCGAGGAGATCCTCGCCCGGGCACCGCAGGTGATCTTCGTGCAGTCGTTCGCCTTCGGCGGCGCCAAGCCGGTGACCGAGACCTACCGCGACAATCCGGTGTGGAAACGCATCCCCGCGGTCGCCGCCGGCAAGGTCTTCGAGGTGCAGCCCGAGCTGTGGGCCTCCGGGCGTGGCACCAGGGCGTTCGGCATCATCCTCGACGAGGCGATGGCGAAGGCGTCCGGGTGA